From Salvelinus sp. IW2-2015 linkage group LG18, ASM291031v2, whole genome shotgun sequence, a single genomic window includes:
- the LOC139029103 gene encoding LOW QUALITY PROTEIN: uncharacterized protein (The sequence of the model RefSeq protein was modified relative to this genomic sequence to represent the inferred CDS: inserted 2 bases in 1 codon), translating into MAKALELVVMLNPTDLTGVLFIPLLLAVWYTCPLNVALLLNNAEVWHLTLIKCKSVGDKPAFQDSFTVQHLQRLTVXYTLWLSGQTHDIILGRDVGAPYYKEARLGIIHSSVLLGESNVKAYTIQTNIDSNESSLPQISKVKLPETSCIFVTFIY; encoded by the exons ATGGCGAAGGCCCTAGAACTGGTTGTCATGCTAAATCCTACAGACCTGACTGGTGTCCTTTTCATCCCAT tgctCCTGGCCGTCTGGTACACGTGCCCGCTCAACGTGGCCCTCCTGCTGAACAACGCAGAGGTGTGGCATCTCACACTGATCAAGTGCAAATCTGTAGGAGACAAGCCAGCCTTCCAGGACTCTTTCACAGTACAGCATCTGCAGAGGCTGACTGT ATACACCTTGTGGCTGTCTGGCCAGACACATGACATCATACTGGGGAGGGACGTGGGTGCACCTTACTACAAAGAGGCCAGGCTAGGGATCATCCACAGCTCAGTGCTGCTGGGAGAATCCAATGTGAAGGCCTATACCATTCAAACCAATATAGACAGCAATGAAtcctcccttccccagatctctaaAGTCAAGCTACCAGAGACTTCYTGTATATTTGTAACTTTTATATACTAA